The Neovison vison isolate M4711 chromosome 13, ASM_NN_V1, whole genome shotgun sequence genome includes a region encoding these proteins:
- the LOC122892983 gene encoding dehydrogenase/reductase SDR family member 2, mitochondrial-like isoform X5: MAGVHRGLFHSRAGLSVRMSSTGINPKGLLANRVAVITGSTEGIGFAIARRLAQDGAHVVVSSRKQQNVDRAVATLQGEGLSVTGTVCHMGKAEDRERLVAKVRGRRESESEIPDMCSVLLHRIGKPEDCAGIVSFLCSPDASYITGESFVVAGFSPRL; the protein is encoded by the exons ATGGCTGgggtccacaggggcctgtttcACTCCCGTGCTGGACTCTCTGTGCGGATGAGCAGCACTGGGATAAACCCAAAGGGTCTCCTGGCCAATCGGGTAGCTGTGATCACAGGGTCCACTGAAGG GATCGGCTTTGCCATTGCAAGGCGCCTGGCCCAGGATGGGGCCCACGTGGTCGTCAGCAGCCGGAAGCAGCAGAACGTGGACCGGGCAGTGGCCacactgcagggggaggggctgagtgTGACAGGCACCGTGTGCCATATGGGGAAGGCCGAGGACCGGGAGCGGCTGGTGGCCAAGGTGAGGGGCCGCAGAGAAT CAGAGTCTGAGATCCCTGACATGTGTTCTGTCCTTCTACACAGGATAGGGAAGCCTGAGGACTGTGCTGGGATTGTGTCCTTCCTGTGCTCTCCAGACGCCAGCTACATCACCGGTGAAAGCTTTGTGGTGGCCGGTTTCTCCCCTCGGCTCTGA
- the LOC122892983 gene encoding dehydrogenase/reductase SDR family member 2, mitochondrial-like isoform X1 — MLQAMAGVHRGLFHSRAGLSVRMSSTGINPKGLLANRVAVITGSTEGIGFAIARRLAQDGAHVVVSSRKQQNVDRAVATLQGEGLSVTGTVCHMGKAEDRERLVAKVLEHHGGLDFLVCNAAVNILVGGTLKASEEVWDKILNVNVKSPALLLSQLLPHMENRGMGAVVLVSSVAAYVPWAKLGVYNISKTAILGLTRTLSVELAPKGIRVNCLVPGIIETRFSQVVRTEIAAESEIPDMCSVLLHRIGKPEDCAGIVSFLCSPDASYITGESFVVAGFSPRL, encoded by the exons ATGCTGCAAGCAATGGCTGgggtccacaggggcctgtttcACTCCCGTGCTGGACTCTCTGTGCGGATGAGCAGCACTGGGATAAACCCAAAGGGTCTCCTGGCCAATCGGGTAGCTGTGATCACAGGGTCCACTGAAGG GATCGGCTTTGCCATTGCAAGGCGCCTGGCCCAGGATGGGGCCCACGTGGTCGTCAGCAGCCGGAAGCAGCAGAACGTGGACCGGGCAGTGGCCacactgcagggggaggggctgagtgTGACAGGCACCGTGTGCCATATGGGGAAGGCCGAGGACCGGGAGCGGCTGGTGGCCAAG GTCCTGGAGCACCATGGGGGCCTTGACTTTTTGGTGTGCAATGCAGCCGTCAACATCCTGGTGGGAGGCACCCTGAAGGCCAGTGAGGAGGTGTGGGACAAG ATCCTGAACGTGAATGTGAAGTCACCAGCCCTGCTCCTGAGCCAGCTGCTGCCCCACATGGAGAACAGGGG GATGGGGGCGGTGGTCCTTGTCTCCTCCGTTGCGGCCTATGTACCATGGGCG AAACTGGGTGTCTACAATATCAGTAAGACGGCCATACTGGGCCTCACCAGGACGCTGTCAGTGGAGCTGGCCCCCAAGGGCATCCGGGTGAACTGCCTGGTTCCAGGAATAATTGAGACCAGATTCAGCCAAGTGGTGAGGACTGAGAT AGCAGCAGAGTCTGAGATCCCTGACATGTGTTCTGTCCTTCTACACAGGATAGGGAAGCCTGAGGACTGTGCTGGGATTGTGTCCTTCCTGTGCTCTCCAGACGCCAGCTACATCACCGGTGAAAGCTTTGTGGTGGCCGGTTTCTCCCCTCGGCTCTGA
- the LOC122892983 gene encoding dehydrogenase/reductase SDR family member 2, mitochondrial-like isoform X3, with protein sequence MLQAMAGVHRGLFHSRAGLSVRMSSTGINPKGLLANRVAVITGSTEGIGFAIARRLAQDGAHVVVSSRKQQNVDRAVATLQGEGLSVTGTVCHMGKAEDRERLVAKVLEHHGGLDFLVCNAAVNILVGGTLKASEEVWDKVRGSEGSWLRTESEIPDMCSVLLHRIGKPEDCAGIVSFLCSPDASYITGESFVVAGFSPRL encoded by the exons ATGCTGCAAGCAATGGCTGgggtccacaggggcctgtttcACTCCCGTGCTGGACTCTCTGTGCGGATGAGCAGCACTGGGATAAACCCAAAGGGTCTCCTGGCCAATCGGGTAGCTGTGATCACAGGGTCCACTGAAGG GATCGGCTTTGCCATTGCAAGGCGCCTGGCCCAGGATGGGGCCCACGTGGTCGTCAGCAGCCGGAAGCAGCAGAACGTGGACCGGGCAGTGGCCacactgcagggggaggggctgagtgTGACAGGCACCGTGTGCCATATGGGGAAGGCCGAGGACCGGGAGCGGCTGGTGGCCAAG GTCCTGGAGCACCATGGGGGCCTTGACTTTTTGGTGTGCAATGCAGCCGTCAACATCCTGGTGGGAGGCACCCTGAAGGCCAGTGAGGAGGTGTGGGACAAGGTGAGAGGCTCTGAGGGGAGTTGGCTGAGGA CAGAGTCTGAGATCCCTGACATGTGTTCTGTCCTTCTACACAGGATAGGGAAGCCTGAGGACTGTGCTGGGATTGTGTCCTTCCTGTGCTCTCCAGACGCCAGCTACATCACCGGTGAAAGCTTTGTGGTGGCCGGTTTCTCCCCTCGGCTCTGA
- the LOC122892983 gene encoding dehydrogenase/reductase SDR family member 2, mitochondrial-like isoform X2, whose translation MLQAMAGVHRGLFHSRAGLSVRMSSTGINPKGLLANRVAVITGSTEGIGFAIARRLAQDGAHVVVSSRKQQNVDRAVATLQGEGLSVTGTVCHMGKAEDRERLVAKVLEHHGGLDFLVCNAAVNILVGGTLKASEEVWDKILNVNVKSPALLLSQLLPHMENRGMGAVVLVSSVAAYVPWAKLGVYNISKTAILGLTRTLSVELAPKGIRVNCLVPGIIETRFSQVFHKDEFFWNNFKKEHKLQRIGKPEDCAGIVSFLCSPDASYITGESFVVAGFSPRL comes from the exons ATGCTGCAAGCAATGGCTGgggtccacaggggcctgtttcACTCCCGTGCTGGACTCTCTGTGCGGATGAGCAGCACTGGGATAAACCCAAAGGGTCTCCTGGCCAATCGGGTAGCTGTGATCACAGGGTCCACTGAAGG GATCGGCTTTGCCATTGCAAGGCGCCTGGCCCAGGATGGGGCCCACGTGGTCGTCAGCAGCCGGAAGCAGCAGAACGTGGACCGGGCAGTGGCCacactgcagggggaggggctgagtgTGACAGGCACCGTGTGCCATATGGGGAAGGCCGAGGACCGGGAGCGGCTGGTGGCCAAG GTCCTGGAGCACCATGGGGGCCTTGACTTTTTGGTGTGCAATGCAGCCGTCAACATCCTGGTGGGAGGCACCCTGAAGGCCAGTGAGGAGGTGTGGGACAAG ATCCTGAACGTGAATGTGAAGTCACCAGCCCTGCTCCTGAGCCAGCTGCTGCCCCACATGGAGAACAGGGG GATGGGGGCGGTGGTCCTTGTCTCCTCCGTTGCGGCCTATGTACCATGGGCG AAACTGGGTGTCTACAATATCAGTAAGACGGCCATACTGGGCCTCACCAGGACGCTGTCAGTGGAGCTGGCCCCCAAGGGCATCCGGGTGAACTGCCTGGTTCCAGGAATAATTGAGACCAGATTCAGCCAAGTG TTTCACAAGGATGAGTTTTTCTGGAACAATttcaagaaagagcacaagctgcAGAG GATAGGGAAGCCTGAGGACTGTGCTGGGATTGTGTCCTTCCTGTGCTCTCCAGACGCCAGCTACATCACCGGTGAAAGCTTTGTGGTGGCCGGTTTCTCCCCTCGGCTCTGA
- the LOC122892983 gene encoding dehydrogenase/reductase SDR family member 2, mitochondrial-like isoform X4, producing the protein MAGVHRGLFHSRAGLSVRMSSTGINPKGLLANRVAVITGSTEGIGFAIARRLAQDGAHVVVSSRKQQNVDRAVATLQGEGLSVTGTVCHMGKAEDRERLVAKILNVNVKSPALLLSQLLPHMENRGMGAVVLVSSVAAYVPWAVTESEIPDMCSVLLHRIGKPEDCAGIVSFLCSPDASYITGESFVVAGFSPRL; encoded by the exons ATGGCTGgggtccacaggggcctgtttcACTCCCGTGCTGGACTCTCTGTGCGGATGAGCAGCACTGGGATAAACCCAAAGGGTCTCCTGGCCAATCGGGTAGCTGTGATCACAGGGTCCACTGAAGG GATCGGCTTTGCCATTGCAAGGCGCCTGGCCCAGGATGGGGCCCACGTGGTCGTCAGCAGCCGGAAGCAGCAGAACGTGGACCGGGCAGTGGCCacactgcagggggaggggctgagtgTGACAGGCACCGTGTGCCATATGGGGAAGGCCGAGGACCGGGAGCGGCTGGTGGCCAAG ATCCTGAACGTGAATGTGAAGTCACCAGCCCTGCTCCTGAGCCAGCTGCTGCCCCACATGGAGAACAGGGG GATGGGGGCGGTGGTCCTTGTCTCCTCCGTTGCGGCCTATGTACCATGGGCGGTGA CAGAGTCTGAGATCCCTGACATGTGTTCTGTCCTTCTACACAGGATAGGGAAGCCTGAGGACTGTGCTGGGATTGTGTCCTTCCTGTGCTCTCCAGACGCCAGCTACATCACCGGTGAAAGCTTTGTGGTGGCCGGTTTCTCCCCTCGGCTCTGA